The stretch of DNA CCGGCCAGCTGGAGATCTACGACCAGATCCCGGCCGAGCTGCGTGACGCGGTGGAAGACGTGGTGCTCAACCGCACCCCGGAAGGCACCGACGCCCTCCTCGCCATTGCCGACAAGTACAAGGGCGACGGCAGCGTCAAGGAAGCCGAGACCGAAGAATGGCGTGGCTGGGAAGTCAACAAGCGCCTGGAACACGCGCTGGTCAAGGGCATCACCACCCACATTGTCGAAGACACCGAAGAATCCCGGCAGTCGTTCGCGCGCCCGATCGAAGTGATCGAAGGCCCGCTGATGTCCGGCATGAACATCGTCGGCGACCTGTTCGGCGCCGGCAAAATGTTCCTGCCCCAGGTGGTGAAGTCCGCCCGGGTGATGAAGCAGGCCGTGGCCCACTTGATCCCGTTCATCGAGCTGGAAAAAGGCGACAAGCCGGAAGCCAAGGGCAAGATCCTGATGGCCACGGTGAAGGGCGACGTGCACGACATCGGCAAGAACATCGTCGGCGTGGTGCTGGGTTGCAACGGCTATGACATCGTCGACCTGGGCGTGATGGTCCCGGCCGAGAAAATCCTGCAGGTGGCCAAGGAACAGAAGTGCGACATCATCGGCCTGTCCGGGCTGATCACCCCGTCCCTGGACGAGATGGTGCACGTCGCCCGCGAGATGCAGCGCCAGGATTTCCACCTGCCGCTGATGATCGGTGGCGCCACCACTTCCAAGGCCCACACGGCCGTGAAGATCGAGCCCAAATACAGCAACGACGCGGTGATCTACGTCACCGACGCCTCCCGCGCCGTGGGCGTGGCGACGCAGTTGCTGTCCAAGGAATTGAAGCCGGCGTTCGTCGAGAAAACCCGCCTGGAATACATCGATGTGCGCGAGCGTACGTCCAACCGCAGCGCGCGCACCGAGCGCCTGAGCTACCCGGCCGCCATCGCCAAGAAGCCGCAATTCGACTGGAGCAGCTACACGCCGGTCAAGCCGACGTTTACCGGTGCCCGCGTGTTGGACAATATCGACCTCAACGTCCTGGCCGAGTACATCGACTGGACACCGTTCTTCATCTCCTGGGACCTGGCCGGCAAGTTCCCGCGCATCCTCACCGATGAAGTGGTGGGTGAAGCGGCGACGGCGCTGTACGCCGACGCACAGGAAATGCTCAAGAAGCTGATCGACGGAAAACTCATCAGCGCCCGCGCGGTGTTCGGTTTCTGGCCGACCAACCAGGTGCAGGACGATGACCTGGAAGTCTACGGCGACGATGGTCAGCCGATTGCCAGGCTGCACCACCTGCGCCAGCAGATCATCAAGACCGACGGCAAGCCGAACTTCTCCCTGGCCGACTTCGTCGCGCCCAAGGACAGCGGCGTAACCGACTACATCGGTGGCTTTATCACCACCGCTGGCATCGGCGCTGAAGAAGTGGCGAAGGCCTACCAGGACGCCGGCGACGACTACAACTCGATCATGGTCAAGGCCCTGGCCGACCGCCTGGCCGAAGCCTGCGCCGAATGGCTGCACCAGCAAGTACGTAAGGAACACTGGGGCTACGCCAAGGACGAAGTGCTGGATAACGACGCGCTGATCAAGGAGCTGTACAGCGGCATCCGCCCTGCCCCGGGTTACCCGGCGTGCCCGGATCACACCGAGAAAGCCCAGTTGTTCCAACTGCTGGACCCTGAAGCCCGCGAGATGCACGCGGGTCGCAGCGGCGTGTTCCTGACCGAGCACTACGCGATGTTCCCGGCAGCAGCCGTCAGCGGCTGGTACTTCGCTCACCCGCAGGCGCAGTACTTTGCGGTGGGCAAGATCGACAAGGACCAGGTCGCCAGCTACACCGCCCGCAAGGAGCAGGACCTGAGCGTGACCGAACGCTGGCTGGCGCCGAACCTGGGTTACGACAACTAAGTCGTGATGCGCTGACCCGGGCGTCCAGCCGGCTGGGCGCCCGGGTCAGATCCCCAGGTCCCTCCTCGCCCGCCCCGAAAGCCTGAGCGCCAGTGCCTGTTGCTCGGCAAGGTTTTCGGTGTCCAAGGCTGCGACTTCGCTCAAGTATTGGGCGCTGAGGTCCGGGTGAAGCTCCTCGAGGGCATCTACCTTGACCTGATGCGCCTGGGCCAACACCGAAAACTCTTCCGGGTACAGCTTCTGCAAGTAGCTGACCCAGTACGGGCGTTTGACCAGCTCTTGCATAAACACCGGGGTGCTCTCTCTGGCCATAATGGCGGTATACGCCTGATCGATATTGGCCTGGGTGACCCGGGACAGGTTGCGGTACAGCATGGTGGACGGTTGGTGAGGCAGATCCAGGCGCTCGGCCAGGCCGATGCGGTAGGCCAGGCGAATTTCCGCCGGGTCGATGCCAGGGCTGCGGTTGATCGCTTCGCCAGCAATGCGCTCCGCTTCATCGAGACGGATCATGCGCCGGGCCAGGTTGAACAGCGTGGTGCCTTCCTGCCCGGGCGCAAGGGCCCTCAGGGCCTTGAACTCATACACGCTGACTTCAAGATCACTGAACAGGAGGATCCAGCCGTCACCACAGGTAGCCCTTACCCGCATCGCCTGGGCCTGGCCAAATAGTTGTTCGCGCAAGTGCGGGTATTGCTCCGCCGCCTCAAGCACCGCCCACACCCGGCGAGTCAGGTCGGCGCGGTCGTGCAAGAAATCCTGGGCGTTCTTCAACTGGGAAATGATGTAGAAAAAATCCTCGCTGTTTTCGGCCTGCTTGAGCACGCTCCATACCCGGTGGCGGGCCGAATCGGCGGCAATACCCGAGAACCATTGGGCCTTTTGTTGTTCCGGGGTCAAGAGTTCAGGGTGGATGTCCGACCCGGAGCTGCTATCGGTACTGTGGTACCCCTCCAGTGCGTCTTCCAGTTCCTCGGCGGAAAATCCCAGGCCACAATCGGTCTGCTGCTGGTAGACGCGCAAGCGTGCAAGATCTTCCTCAAACAGCAGGTTATCGGACAGGTCCGTGCCCCACATCAGAGCGCTGTGCTGGGGCAGCAACGCGTCTTCAGGGATGGTTTCGATACGGTTGCTGCGCAGGTCCAGGTGGCGCAACTGCGCAGCCTGGAGGACACCCTGCGGCCACGCCAGAAGGTTATTGCCACGCAGTTCCAATGACTGCAATTGAGGCAGGCTGCTGATGTCCAAAGAATCGAGGACGTTCTCACTCAGGTCCAGGCGCTCCAGCGCGGTCAGCCGATTGAGCTGGCCCTGCAGCTCGCTGCGATAGCGCAGTTCGTTATGGCTCAGGCGCAGCTCGGTGAGTATCGAGCATTCGCCGACGGCGTCGGGCAGGCTCATCAGGCCATTATTGTTGAGAGTCAGGGTACGCAGCTTGGGAAACGCCCGCAGGAACGCATTGGAGCCCTGCTCAGTAAGCTTGACTGCGTTGAGGTTCAACACCCTCACATGGGCCAACGGCTCGGGTAACGCCGGCAGGTCACCCAGATACAGGTCGTTCAATTGAAGGACCTCGCGCCCGTCGCCCGGCGCAACCTCGGGGTGCGCCCGCAACGTATGGCGCCAGCTGTCGATGAGCCTGTCGGCCGCGCGACGACGGTCCACCGCGCTGACCCAGCCGCCCCCCTGGCGATAACCGCGAATATCGATCCAGTCGTTTAACACCCGCACCATACCCCGGTAGCCCGTGCGCCACCGAACCAGGCATGCCTCGACCTCCAGTGCACCCAGGCCACTGGCAAGCAGTTCGTCAATGCGCCGTACTGCATCGCGCGTGGACAACGCCGGGTCTATTTGTTGCAGACGCTGCGCAGGTGTCTGCCGAACTTCACTGTTGGGCACCTCTACCTCCAGCGCGAGGAGCAGATCGGGACTGTCCGTGACCTCCAGGGGAAAGTATTCCGGATCGCCCCCCGTTCTGCCCTCCGCCAGCCCTTCGCGGGGAATGCCCAAGGGTTTATCCAGGTAAAAGCTCGGGCCAAAAACCGGCAGCATGGCCGGTGCGACGTTCAACGGATTGTCCTGGTAGGTACGCAGGGCAAAACGCTGTATGTCGGCACAAGCCGGCAAGGTCAGGCGACAGCCACGCACGTTGCTGCTGAGCATCAGCAGGTCATGGCCGGTCAGTGCAGCCTGGGGGATCGTGGTAATAGCGCTGTAGCTCAGATCCACTTGACGCAGTTCGGGCAATGCCAGCCAACCTGTCGGCCAGCCGGTGGTCGCGGTGTGGCTCAGGTTCAGGCTGCGCAGCTGGTTGAGCCCGCTGACATCCAGGGTACCCACACGGTTGTAATCCAGGTTCAACCCTCGAAGCGTGACCAGGGCGCTGAGGCGCTGCTGTATCGCCTCAGTGATCGTCAACTGGTTGTGCGCCAGGTCCAGCTGTTTGAGAGACCTCAACTGCGTCAGGGACGCCGGCAGGTCCATCAGGTTGCTGCGGCTCAGGTCCAGGCCGTGGATTTGGGTGAACTGGGGGAGGAAATCGTTCAATGCCGCCACTGAAACCCGGGTGCCTGCGAGGTTCAAGCGCTGCACGTGGGCAAAAGCTGCGGCCGGCATCAGCGGCAAATCCCCCAGTACCGTACCCGACAGGTCCAGCATGACCCCCTCGGAGGCGGCTGGCGAAGAAGGCCCGGCCACCTCACGGGGGGAGGCAAAACGTCGGTCGAGGCCATCGCGCCAGTAAGCCATGAGCTTGTCTGCCGCACGTTGACGATTGAGCGGGTCCACCGGTCGCCGGTCGACCTCCACTTCCCTGCCCTGCCACTCTTCCAGCGCCTGCTGCAAGGTTGCATGTTCATCCAGCAAGGCGTGCACACGGGTCAACTTGGCGTCACTGGTCAACCGATGGCGCCGCAGGTACGCCAAGGCACTGGGCGCAAACGCCGGGTCGCTGTCTTTCAGGCGTCGCAACGCGCCTTCACAATAAGCGTCCACCATCAGCACTTCATCCACCAAATGCCCCGGGTGGTTTTTCACGTGCTGATACACCGGCATGAACGCACGCCGCTCAAACGCTGCCCAGTTGAGGGTAAGGCCACGCCACAGGCGCTCGTGGCCCTCAAGCATTGCCGCCGGCATGGTATTTATCCCGGTCGCCAACAGGTCGAGCGTCTCCAGTTTGTCCAACGTCAGAACACCTACCGGCCACTCTTTCAGGGCGCCCGCCACCCGCAAGGCAAGCAGCTGTTTCAAGCCGCTGACATCCAATGCCTCCAGCGCGCCCGTCAGGGCCAACCGGCGCAACTGGCTTAACGTGTTAAGGCGTTGCAAAAAGACCGGCGAGTAGGTCAGGCCCCAGCCGTCGATCGACAACTCTTCAAGCTTGGGAAACAGCCCAAGGCCCGTGGCAATCGCTTCGACATGGGCGGGCTCGGTGAACACATTCAGGACTTCGGCGTTGGGGAACTGCTGCGCAAGCCTGACGCCCTGCGTGTCCGCCAAGGTTTCACCGCTTACACCCAACCCTCGCACATGGGAAAAATCAGCATCCAGCGCCGGCAAGTTACCGGCCTTGCCCAGTGACAGATAGGCATGGGGTTTCAAGCCCCGGTACGCGCCTTCGCGCCAGCAATTGATCAGGGTGTCGGCCGTATGTTGTGCCCCCGCCTGAGCACTGTTTTGCGTCACCCACTGATCCAGGGTCATGCGTAACCGGGTCAGTTCGCGCTCGCGGTTGCCTATCAACTCATAGATCTGTGGAGGACGCTGGCCGGCCTGCAACAGGCTTTGCACAAACAGCTGGGCCGCCTCATCGCTGAGGTTGGGGTAAACATCGCGAACCCTGGCCGCCAGGGCGGCATTGGGTGCCTGGGCCGTACCCCGGCCGCTCAGGGCATAACCTAATGACCCGCTCGCCTGACGCAACGCCGGGCGAGCCATGGGCGCGCGTATCTTCAGCACGGCGGCCATTTCGAGGCGGTGTGCCGTGGCATACCGCGCCAGGGCTTGCTGCAAATCGACATCCGCGCTGGCCAGCGGCAAACCCAGTGACTGGCGCAGGGTTACGGGCAAGGCATGGACGATTGATGGGTAGAAATTACGACTCCCGGGGACCGGACTGTTAAGAGGAGCCCCCTGCAGGTCGCACGCCAGGAATGTCTCGCCTTTTTTGACCAGGTAACGGCGCACTGCCGCGTCTTCAGGCCCAACCTCAGCCAGCAAGCGCCCACTGGGGTTGTCGGCGCGCAGTTCCAGGCGCAGCGTGGGAGACCAGCCCGGCAGTTGCTGCAAGCAATGCA from Pseudomonas sp. NC02 encodes:
- the metH gene encoding methionine synthase, which encodes MPDRSARLQALHQALKERILILDGGMGTMIQSYKLEEQDYRGKRFADWPSDVKGNNDLLVITRPDVIGGIEKAYLDAGADILETNTFNATRISMADYGMEDLAYELNVEGARLARKIADAKTLENPAKPRFVAGVLGPTSRTCSLSPDVNNPGYRNVTFDELVENYTEATKGLIEGGADLILIETIFDTLNAKAAIFAVQGVFEELNVELPIMISGTITDASGRTLSGQTTEAFWNSVSHAKPLSVGLNCALGASELRPYLEELSNKANTHVSAHPNAGLPNEFGEYDELPSETAKVIEEFAQSGFLNIVGGCCGTTPGHIEAIAKAVAGYAPRPIPDIPKACRLSGLEPFTIDRNSLFVNVGERTNITGSARFARLIREDNYTEALEVALQQVEAGAQVIDINMDEGMLDSKKAMVTFLNLIAGEPDISRVPIMIDSSKWEVIEAGLKCIQGKGIVNSISMKEGVEQFIHHARLCKRYGAAVVVMAFDEAGQADTEARKKEICKRSYDILVNEVGFPPEDIIFDPNIFAVATGIEEHNNYAVDFINACAYIRDELPYALTSGGVSNVSFSFRGNNPVREAIHSVFLLYAIRNGLTMGIVNAGQLEIYDQIPAELRDAVEDVVLNRTPEGTDALLAIADKYKGDGSVKEAETEEWRGWEVNKRLEHALVKGITTHIVEDTEESRQSFARPIEVIEGPLMSGMNIVGDLFGAGKMFLPQVVKSARVMKQAVAHLIPFIELEKGDKPEAKGKILMATVKGDVHDIGKNIVGVVLGCNGYDIVDLGVMVPAEKILQVAKEQKCDIIGLSGLITPSLDEMVHVAREMQRQDFHLPLMIGGATTSKAHTAVKIEPKYSNDAVIYVTDASRAVGVATQLLSKELKPAFVEKTRLEYIDVRERTSNRSARTERLSYPAAIAKKPQFDWSSYTPVKPTFTGARVLDNIDLNVLAEYIDWTPFFISWDLAGKFPRILTDEVVGEAATALYADAQEMLKKLIDGKLISARAVFGFWPTNQVQDDDLEVYGDDGQPIARLHHLRQQIIKTDGKPNFSLADFVAPKDSGVTDYIGGFITTAGIGAEEVAKAYQDAGDDYNSIMVKALADRLAEACAEWLHQQVRKEHWGYAKDEVLDNDALIKELYSGIRPAPGYPACPDHTEKAQLFQLLDPEAREMHAGRSGVFLTEHYAMFPAAAVSGWYFAHPQAQYFAVGKIDKDQVASYTARKEQDLSVTERWLAPNLGYDN
- a CDS encoding NEL-type E3 ubiquitin ligase domain-containing protein; protein product: MSTPPNALADESLHTALITERLPAWVAHMAAVDVRRLKHGLLPGRERPATKVPLSPALNKALDDSRKASRQSREALAKGLGALQGIVEFAQPKLEAALREAMGEAPDVNKNQLHYLRYRQAPQQHSLLQAALLNFEGDEDFTDIALEQTSALAPEGALLTEYYGEARADGSRAARYRYSETLSMTPQTFSTLCRTLDLGQQYQAHLAQVFDAAATRAVVREQMIRAQKDLLTVRLYAAWAQGDIGPAVFLMLREVLAGTSRPLLDGEVVRFGQLSILGCELGEVLLIGPGVAPTRSVIPPLFPGAGVSGLLPVAPDTRVVAWIPGAPQCPLKEYPSMQAFDKELAVNLRSPAYQQLFASLVPQQQAPQFLERLKEKLYTFTWNPRGYKEQVYDEQINLNRRERLIEGELFGALYESHVQRLKDNARTLAVPTAEADRKAAQARHAHWLSMGLNTLNVAAFMVPGLGELLLAVTAIQLGLEVYHGIESWQEGDMDAAWEHLESVALNLGFMATLGGAAALAGRAPAIQVSKWVDGLVPVKLPNGERRLWKPDLAAYRSHTVLDASLKPNAQGQYAQDGKMYVRLGESLYEKAFDARTRKWRIQHPNNPAAYQPILEHNQAGAWRHTHERPLEWDRLTLLRRLGHETQGISDATLSALGDISGISDDLLRKVHIDGLPMPAVLADTLQLFRGAPPQAVLLSPEGAVLQRRFASLSRGAINEIISTASDKERLQILGRTGVAPRLDNLARRALQQRRLSSALTGLYLPALASLDSDRLALHCLQQLPGWSPTLRLELRADNPSGRLLAEVGPEDAAVRRYLVKKGETFLACDLQGAPLNSPVPGSRNFYPSIVHALPVTLRQSLGLPLASADVDLQQALARYATAHRLEMAAVLKIRAPMARPALRQASGSLGYALSGRGTAQAPNAALAARVRDVYPNLSDEAAQLFVQSLLQAGQRPPQIYELIGNRERELTRLRMTLDQWVTQNSAQAGAQHTADTLINCWREGAYRGLKPHAYLSLGKAGNLPALDADFSHVRGLGVSGETLADTQGVRLAQQFPNAEVLNVFTEPAHVEAIATGLGLFPKLEELSIDGWGLTYSPVFLQRLNTLSQLRRLALTGALEALDVSGLKQLLALRVAGALKEWPVGVLTLDKLETLDLLATGINTMPAAMLEGHERLWRGLTLNWAAFERRAFMPVYQHVKNHPGHLVDEVLMVDAYCEGALRRLKDSDPAFAPSALAYLRRHRLTSDAKLTRVHALLDEHATLQQALEEWQGREVEVDRRPVDPLNRQRAADKLMAYWRDGLDRRFASPREVAGPSSPAASEGVMLDLSGTVLGDLPLMPAAAFAHVQRLNLAGTRVSVAALNDFLPQFTQIHGLDLSRSNLMDLPASLTQLRSLKQLDLAHNQLTITEAIQQRLSALVTLRGLNLDYNRVGTLDVSGLNQLRSLNLSHTATTGWPTGWLALPELRQVDLSYSAITTIPQAALTGHDLLMLSSNVRGCRLTLPACADIQRFALRTYQDNPLNVAPAMLPVFGPSFYLDKPLGIPREGLAEGRTGGDPEYFPLEVTDSPDLLLALEVEVPNSEVRQTPAQRLQQIDPALSTRDAVRRIDELLASGLGALEVEACLVRWRTGYRGMVRVLNDWIDIRGYRQGGGWVSAVDRRRAADRLIDSWRHTLRAHPEVAPGDGREVLQLNDLYLGDLPALPEPLAHVRVLNLNAVKLTEQGSNAFLRAFPKLRTLTLNNNGLMSLPDAVGECSILTELRLSHNELRYRSELQGQLNRLTALERLDLSENVLDSLDISSLPQLQSLELRGNNLLAWPQGVLQAAQLRHLDLRSNRIETIPEDALLPQHSALMWGTDLSDNLLFEEDLARLRVYQQQTDCGLGFSAEELEDALEGYHSTDSSSGSDIHPELLTPEQQKAQWFSGIAADSARHRVWSVLKQAENSEDFFYIISQLKNAQDFLHDRADLTRRVWAVLEAAEQYPHLREQLFGQAQAMRVRATCGDGWILLFSDLEVSVYEFKALRALAPGQEGTTLFNLARRMIRLDEAERIAGEAINRSPGIDPAEIRLAYRIGLAERLDLPHQPSTMLYRNLSRVTQANIDQAYTAIMARESTPVFMQELVKRPYWVSYLQKLYPEEFSVLAQAHQVKVDALEELHPDLSAQYLSEVAALDTENLAEQQALALRLSGRARRDLGI